Proteins co-encoded in one Zootoca vivipara chromosome 3, rZooViv1.1, whole genome shotgun sequence genomic window:
- the LOC118083084 gene encoding heme-binding protein 1 isoform X1 — MGNVLRALKKMVSCAYSTSPLDAVMTLLKLLKVLYRIFCCIFCRSYSVTMARITLEELNELDDEVLDEEDEPIDGEEQNRLFSHWETVASTHQVSLPQEMAGPIMQMARHNQTREPVPYATLSQHEKCEELAYEERQYPAGKWACITRGEPKYEQSISMGFMKLIRYICKENSLGMWKQASSWQGHGSLQQLNPLDLERPELGFCRSSSFTLWCLYVCFYLGRHLGMTVPVLNEIHLNKEGTELLQEVMTAYYLPEEFQPNPPLPLDPDIQIQERAPLRVISRVFYGTTTEETILREIHLLWELLGSTENVLRETYLVAAYQNPGVPNRRNEIWFIRRAD; from the exons ATGGGAAATGTCTTAAGAGCACTCAAGAAAATGGTATCCTGTGCCTATAGCACTTCCCCTCTAGATGCAGTGATGACATTACTCAAACTGCTCAAGGTACTGTATAgaattttctgttgcatttttTGCAGGAGCTACAGTGTTACTATGGCTCGTATTACACTTGAGGAACTGAATGAACTGGATGATGAGGTCCTTGATGAAGAGGATGAACCAATAGATGGGGAGGAACAGAACAGGCTGTTTTCTCATTGGGAGACAGTAGCCAGCACTCACCAAGTGTCTCTCCCCCAAG AGATGGCAGGTCCAATAATGCAAATGGCGCGCCATAACCAGACGCGAGAGCCGGTGCCCTACGCTACTTTATCACAGCATGAGAAG TGTGAGGAGCTAGCGTACGAGGAACGACAGTACCCAGCTGGGAAATGGGCATGCATTACCAGAGGAGAACCTAAATATGAGCAAAGCATCTCTATGGGTTTCATGAAACTAATACGGTACATCTGCAAGGAGAACTCCCTAGGTATGTGGAAGCAAGCGTCATCGTGGCAGGGACATGGAAGCCTGCAGCAGCTAAACCCGCTGGACCTGGAAAGGCCAGAGTTGGGTTTCTGCAGAtcctcctctttcactctctggtgtctttatgtgtgtttttatctAGGCCGCCATTTGGGGATGACAGTGCCAGTGCTCAACGAGATCCACCTGAACAAGGAAGGCACGGAATTGCTTCAAGAAGTCATGACTGCCTATTACCTCCCTGAAGAATTTCAACCTAACCCCCCTCTCCCCTTGGACCCCGACATCCAGATACAAGAGAGAGCACCACTTCGGGTTATCTCCAG GGTGTTTTATGGGACCACTACAGAAGAAACAATCCTACGGGAGATTCACCTTCTCTGGGAGTTGCTGGGCTCCACAGAAAATGTGCTTCGCGAAACCTACTTGGTGGCTGCATACCAGAACCCTGGCGTCCCTAACCGCCGCAATGAGATCTGGTTTATCCGGCGAGCAGACTGA
- the LOC118083084 gene encoding heme-binding protein 1 isoform X2, translated as MGNVLRALKKMVSCAYSTSPLDAVMTLLKLLKVLYRIFCCIFCRSYSVTMARITLEELNELDDEVLDEEDEPIDGEEQNRLFSHWETVASTHQVSLPQEMAGPIMQMARHNQTREPVPYATLSQHEKCEELAYEERQYPAGKWACITRGEPKYEQSISMGFMKLIRYICKENSLGRHLGMTVPVLNEIHLNKEGTELLQEVMTAYYLPEEFQPNPPLPLDPDIQIQERAPLRVISRVFYGTTTEETILREIHLLWELLGSTENVLRETYLVAAYQNPGVPNRRNEIWFIRRAD; from the exons ATGGGAAATGTCTTAAGAGCACTCAAGAAAATGGTATCCTGTGCCTATAGCACTTCCCCTCTAGATGCAGTGATGACATTACTCAAACTGCTCAAGGTACTGTATAgaattttctgttgcatttttTGCAGGAGCTACAGTGTTACTATGGCTCGTATTACACTTGAGGAACTGAATGAACTGGATGATGAGGTCCTTGATGAAGAGGATGAACCAATAGATGGGGAGGAACAGAACAGGCTGTTTTCTCATTGGGAGACAGTAGCCAGCACTCACCAAGTGTCTCTCCCCCAAG AGATGGCAGGTCCAATAATGCAAATGGCGCGCCATAACCAGACGCGAGAGCCGGTGCCCTACGCTACTTTATCACAGCATGAGAAG TGTGAGGAGCTAGCGTACGAGGAACGACAGTACCCAGCTGGGAAATGGGCATGCATTACCAGAGGAGAACCTAAATATGAGCAAAGCATCTCTATGGGTTTCATGAAACTAATACGGTACATCTGCAAGGAGAACTCCCTAG GCCGCCATTTGGGGATGACAGTGCCAGTGCTCAACGAGATCCACCTGAACAAGGAAGGCACGGAATTGCTTCAAGAAGTCATGACTGCCTATTACCTCCCTGAAGAATTTCAACCTAACCCCCCTCTCCCCTTGGACCCCGACATCCAGATACAAGAGAGAGCACCACTTCGGGTTATCTCCAG GGTGTTTTATGGGACCACTACAGAAGAAACAATCCTACGGGAGATTCACCTTCTCTGGGAGTTGCTGGGCTCCACAGAAAATGTGCTTCGCGAAACCTACTTGGTGGCTGCATACCAGAACCCTGGCGTCCCTAACCGCCGCAATGAGATCTGGTTTATCCGGCGAGCAGACTGA
- the LOC118083084 gene encoding heme-binding protein 1 isoform X3: MARITLEELNELDDEVLDEEDEPIDGEEQNRLFSHWETVASTHQVSLPQEMAGPIMQMARHNQTREPVPYATLSQHEKCEELAYEERQYPAGKWACITRGEPKYEQSISMGFMKLIRYICKENSLGMWKQASSWQGHGSLQQLNPLDLERPELGFCRSSSFTLWCLYVCFYLGRHLGMTVPVLNEIHLNKEGTELLQEVMTAYYLPEEFQPNPPLPLDPDIQIQERAPLRVISRVFYGTTTEETILREIHLLWELLGSTENVLRETYLVAAYQNPGVPNRRNEIWFIRRAD, translated from the exons ATGGCTCGTATTACACTTGAGGAACTGAATGAACTGGATGATGAGGTCCTTGATGAAGAGGATGAACCAATAGATGGGGAGGAACAGAACAGGCTGTTTTCTCATTGGGAGACAGTAGCCAGCACTCACCAAGTGTCTCTCCCCCAAG AGATGGCAGGTCCAATAATGCAAATGGCGCGCCATAACCAGACGCGAGAGCCGGTGCCCTACGCTACTTTATCACAGCATGAGAAG TGTGAGGAGCTAGCGTACGAGGAACGACAGTACCCAGCTGGGAAATGGGCATGCATTACCAGAGGAGAACCTAAATATGAGCAAAGCATCTCTATGGGTTTCATGAAACTAATACGGTACATCTGCAAGGAGAACTCCCTAGGTATGTGGAAGCAAGCGTCATCGTGGCAGGGACATGGAAGCCTGCAGCAGCTAAACCCGCTGGACCTGGAAAGGCCAGAGTTGGGTTTCTGCAGAtcctcctctttcactctctggtgtctttatgtgtgtttttatctAGGCCGCCATTTGGGGATGACAGTGCCAGTGCTCAACGAGATCCACCTGAACAAGGAAGGCACGGAATTGCTTCAAGAAGTCATGACTGCCTATTACCTCCCTGAAGAATTTCAACCTAACCCCCCTCTCCCCTTGGACCCCGACATCCAGATACAAGAGAGAGCACCACTTCGGGTTATCTCCAG GGTGTTTTATGGGACCACTACAGAAGAAACAATCCTACGGGAGATTCACCTTCTCTGGGAGTTGCTGGGCTCCACAGAAAATGTGCTTCGCGAAACCTACTTGGTGGCTGCATACCAGAACCCTGGCGTCCCTAACCGCCGCAATGAGATCTGGTTTATCCGGCGAGCAGACTGA